The DNA region TTTACTAGCAGCTTTTCTCACCAGAGACGATGCGCGCCGCTGCAGGTCGATGGCTCCATACACACGCAGCAGGTGGTCCTCGTCTCCCCGCTGTCATCTtcatcctcctccgccgccgccgaaaCCCTAGCTCCGGCGAGAGCCTCGACGCCCCATTCTTCCTCTGCATCTTCCTCCTCGGTCTGCACGTCCGtggtctcctcctcctcctccgcaggCGGCGACGACATGGGGTTGGGGACGCAGGATGTACGGCGAGCTCGGggacgggagagagagagagaagaaccaGGGCAGGTAGGGTCCCAGGCCtccaggaagagaagaagagaaGGTTCTTGCCTGCCTGACAGCTTTgcctcccctcctccctccctcctagGGGGTCAGGCCATGCCTGGGCCACCAAACAAGCAGGCTGGCCCACGAGACGAGCATGTTCCCTATCCAATATGTGGGCCGGTCCAATGAAAGCGAGCCCACCAAATCTTGCGTGCTGAAATACAGACGTCGCTTGAGGGGGCCGTGTGTAAAAACACTGCCAAGCAAGAGGAAGaatctctccagtcctcccttcccttcccctctctctccggGCGCTCCAGCTCCGGCGGCCGGACAATGGCTCGGAGGGGCGTGTCCTACGTGTCGGCGGCGCAGCTGGTGTCCATGTCCCGCGATCCCCGCGTCTCCATCGTCGACGTTAGGGATGAGGAGAGGACCTACGACGGACACATAGCTGGGTCCCACCACTACGCCAGCGACAGCTTCGCCGAGCGGATGCCCGAGCTCGCCCAGGCAACCGGGGCCAAGGAAACCCTCGTCTTCCACTGCGCACTCAGCAAGGTGAAGGTCCCCCGTCGCACCCCCTGTTTCTCCGTTTCTGTATGCTGCAACTTGTAACAAGTTGAAAAAGATCAGGATCAGGTGCTGGGGACGTGGATCTAGTCTCCCTGCTCTCGTCCATCTCAAAATGTTTCGTGCCATGTAATCGCTCGCTGCCTccctccctgagtttaccatcTGTAGACATTGGCGTGATTCAAGACCTTAACGCTGCATTCCCCAAAGTTAGATAACATTTGGGGGAACTTCCATGAAAGAAAGCTGATAGAAGCACCAGCTTTCTTCAGGTTTCTATTTGACATGTTTAGCTTTATTGTACCTTTGGTTACTGCTGTCAGAGGCAGAACCAAAAAAAAATGCATAAGGGGGCAGGTAAGTAGTACGTAGATGGATCATGAGGGGGgctaaattttaaattttcagtGATTTACATGGTGAACATAATCATTGTTTTGGTGCCTTGTTTGACTGAAAAGTACTCCTTTTTTTAGAACAGACTGAAAAAAAATACATCTTGGTAAGTACACTTGGTTATGTACATGTGGCGATCCACCAACTTTAAGGTCAGTCACAAAGGGAAATCAAGAGGCACACACCACCTGAGTCCTGAATTCTACATGTTATATCACCTGTGTTCTTCAGACACAAAATCACCTCTCTATTTGAGTCACTGCTGCTGGTTTGTCTTGTAACCGTAACCGGTTCCCTCAAACTGCAGGTGCGAGGCCCGTCTTGTGCACAGATGTTCCATGACTATCTATCAGAGGCCAAGGAAGATTCAGGGATAAAGAACATCATGGTCCTAGAACGTGGGTTTAATGGATGGGAAATTTCAGGGAGGCCTGTTTGCCGTTGCAAGGACACCCCATGCAAGGGTGTATGCTCTTGAGCATGGCAGATCTTGCTCT from Panicum hallii strain FIL2 chromosome 9, PHallii_v3.1, whole genome shotgun sequence includes:
- the LOC112874506 gene encoding arsenate reductase 2.2 translates to MARRGVSYVSAAQLVSMSRDPRVSIVDVRDEERTYDGHIAGSHHYASDSFAERMPELAQATGAKETLVFHCALSKVRGPSCAQMFHDYLSEAKEDSGIKNIMVLERGFNGWEISGRPVCRCKDTPCKGVCS